From the Cryptomeria japonica chromosome 2, Sugi_1.0, whole genome shotgun sequence genome, one window contains:
- the LOC131049758 gene encoding uncharacterized protein LOC131049758 isoform X2, with product MGDISRKIQGTISLTPVEAVLGRRVLRFASVDQFEHRFYELKQYVGIGNDEVMLVQHFLRGLNDRTSGGVRVFEPASVEVAMAKARLVEQNLSRAHGGQSGVQIGSVPFSGSRARGNQSQPTAPFRSPQAPAKGGQKQQPPRLKQFQGQQGGNSQHRRNRNWQRSRQGLPGQSSQGASQALDALR from the exons atgggagatatttctagaaagattcagggcacgatttctctcaccccagtggaggcagtctTGGGCAGACGAGTTCTACGCTTTGCGTCAGTAGACCagtttgagcacaggttctatgagcttaaacaGTATGTCGGGATTGGTAACGATGAGGtaatgcttgttcaacacttcttgaggggtctaaatgaccgcaccagtggaggagtgagagtgtttgagccagCTTCAGTTGAGGTAGCCATGGCGAAAGCCAGGTTGGTTGAGCAGAACCTTAGCCGTGCACATGGTGGTCAGTCGGGGGTGcagatagggagtgttcctttCAGTGGATCCAGAGCTCGTGGGAACCAGTCCCAGCCAACTGCACCATTTAGGagtcctcaggcacccgctaagggtggacagaaGCAGCAGCCGCCGAGACTGAAACAGTTCCaaggccagcagggtggcaactctcagcaTAGAAGGAACAGGAACTGGCAGAGGAGCAGACAGGGTCTTCCAGGGCagtcctctcagggtgcatctcaAGCCCTAG atgcattgagatga
- the LOC131049758 gene encoding uncharacterized protein LOC131049758 isoform X1: protein MGDISRKIQGTISLTPVEAVLGRRVLRFASVDQFEHRFYELKQYVGIGNDEVMLVQHFLRGLNDRTSGGVRVFEPASVEVAMAKARLVEQNLSRAHGGQSGVQIGSVPFSGSRARGNQSQPTAPFRSPQAPAKGGQKQQPPRLKQFQGQQGGNSQHRRNRNWQRSRQGLPGQSSQGASQALGFYVQLDVPSI from the exons atgggagatatttctagaaagattcagggcacgatttctctcaccccagtggaggcagtctTGGGCAGACGAGTTCTACGCTTTGCGTCAGTAGACCagtttgagcacaggttctatgagcttaaacaGTATGTCGGGATTGGTAACGATGAGGtaatgcttgttcaacacttcttgaggggtctaaatgaccgcaccagtggaggagtgagagtgtttgagccagCTTCAGTTGAGGTAGCCATGGCGAAAGCCAGGTTGGTTGAGCAGAACCTTAGCCGTGCACATGGTGGTCAGTCGGGGGTGcagatagggagtgttcctttCAGTGGATCCAGAGCTCGTGGGAACCAGTCCCAGCCAACTGCACCATTTAGGagtcctcaggcacccgctaagggtggacagaaGCAGCAGCCGCCGAGACTGAAACAGTTCCaaggccagcagggtggcaactctcagcaTAGAAGGAACAGGAACTGGCAGAGGAGCAGACAGGGTCTTCCAGGGCagtcctctcagggtgcatctcaAGCCCTAG GTTTCTATGTTCAATTGGATGTTCCAAGCATTTGA